TTTCGCGGGCAATAGTGCCCAGCAACGGTGCGTAGGTAGCTTCGCCCTGGAAGGTCAGGCGCACGATGCGGCCAGGAACATGGGCGAAATCGTCACGTTGTTCGCTTTCGTCGATCTGCTCGTCCTCCTGCACAAAGCGCTTGGTGGTCGGGTGCTTGGGGTGCAGGAACACTTCAGCCACCGGGCCTTGTTCAACGATAACGCCGCCATCCATCACCGCCACTTCGTCACACACGCGACGGATCACATCCATCTCGTGCGTGATCAGCACGATGGTCAGCTTCAGCTCGCGGTTGATTTCAGCCAGCAACTGCAGCACCGAGGCCGTGGTTTGCGGGTCGAGGGCACTGGTGGCTTCGTCGCACAGCAATACTTTGGGTTTGGTGGACAGGGCACGGGCAATGCCCACGCGCTGTTTTTGGCCGCCCGAAAGTTGCGCCGGGTATTTTTTGGCGTGGTCAGACAAGCCCACGCGCTCCAGCAGCTCGGCAACACGCTGATCGATGGCACTGCGGGACAATTCACCGGCCAGTGTCAGCGGCATCGCAACGTTATCGGCAACCGTCTTGGATGCCAGCAGGTTGAAGTGCTGGAAAATCATGCCCACTTGCTGACGGAAACGGCGCAGGCCATTGGCGTCCATTGCGGTTACGTCTTCGTTGTCGACGATGATCTTGCCACCGCTTGGGGTTTCAAGGCGGTTGATCAGGCGCAGCAATGTACTTTTACCCGCACCGGAGTGGCCAATCAGGCCGAACACCTGGCCGCTCTCAACACGCAAACTGGTGGAGTGCAGCGCGGGGATGTCCTTACCGGCAACCCGGTAAGTTTTATGAACGTTATGAAACTCAATCACGTAGCGAACCTTGTGGGCGCGTAAATAGAAGTTCAGCGGTAAGCCGGGCACGCATCTTATCGTGCTCGCATATGCTTGACTTAGCATTTATTGGTGGCAAAACCTTTGATTTTGGAATAAGAATTCAAAGGTCAGAAAATGCCAATCGCCGCGTGCGCCAGTTTTGCGCAAGGGCGCAGAACTCTGGGTTGGCACAGGCGGCGATCTTTTGTTTCAAGGCTTGCGCGGTGTCAGTACCAATTGCGCAGGCACATGGCGAATGATCTGACGCTCAAGGCTCAGATCAAACCCGGGGTCGAGCTTTTTAACCCGTTTGCCGATCAGTGTGGCCAACCATGGGTAGTCCGCTGTACGCGGGACTTGCAGGCTGACGGCGCACTGGTAATTGACGATATCTTGCGCGATCAAATCCAGTTGATGGCGAAGTTTCGCAATATCGGTGATGTTCAGCGTTACGGTGGTGCTTGGGGCAGCAGGGTCGATCACTTTGGCCTGTGGTCGTGCCTCGGCAGCCTTGAGGGCAGCCTCAGCCTTCTCCAGCTCGGCTTTGCGCGCCTGGGCAATGGCACCCGTGACGCCGCCGGTCAGGGCCGGGGCCGTGGGCATCAAGGCACGGGCACGGCTCAGGGCTGTGGCGGCGGCGTTGACATCACCTTTTTGCAGAACGATCTGGCTGCGCTGCAAGTAGGCTTCTGCCAGCTGGCGCTGGTACTGCACCAACTGCGGATCATCCGGCGTTTGGGCCTGCAAGGCGCTCAGTTGGTCTTCTGCGGTCGCAAGTTCGCTGCTGGCCAGGTTTTGTTCCAGCTGTGCGATGGCCACAGCGCGTGCGTCAGCGGCAGTAGTGTCGGCCGACGGCGTGCTTTGGCAGGCGCCCAGCAGCAAGGAAAATGCGGCCAGGAGCAAGTAACGGGAGTTGAACAGCTTCATTCCTGCGGCTCTCTAAGTGCGCAAAAAACAAGCAAGTCTACACCCCTCGACGGGGCAGAACAAAACTCAGCAGAAACAGTGCCGCGGCGCACACCACAATCGATGGCCCTGCCGGCGTGTCTTTGAACCATGACAATGCCAGGCCGCCACACACGGCCAGTATTCCCAGCACACTGGCGCCCAGTGCCATTTGCTCCGGAGACCGGGCGTGGCGTTGGGCCGCCGCAGCCGGAATGATCAGCAAGGAAGTGATCAACAGCACGCCGACGATCTTCATCGCCACGGCAATGACTACCGCGATCAGCAACATCAGGGTCAAGCGTAACGCTGCTACGGGCAAGCCTTCAACCGTAGCCAATTCCTCGTGCACGGTAATGGCCAGCAGTGGCCGCCACAGCGCGACCAGGAGCGCCAGTACTGCGGCGCTGCCGCCCAGGATCCACATCAGGTCGGTGGGGCTGATGGCCAGCAGGTCACCAAACAGGTACGCCATGAGGTCGATCCGAACTTCATGCATGAAGCTTAGTACGACCAGCCCGAGGGACAAGGTACTGGGGGCAAGAATTCCGAGTAGCGTGTCGGAAGCCAGCGACTGACGCTGTTGAAGCGTGACCAGCAACACGGCCAGGAGCAGGCATCCCACGGTCACTGCGATCGTGGGGCTGACGTCCAGCAGAAAGCCCATCGCCACACCCAGCAGCGCTGCGTGCGACAACGTGTCGCCGAAGTAGGCCATGCGTCGCCACACCACAAACGAGCCCAGTGGTCCTGCAACGATTGCCAAAGCCAGGCCTGCCAGCAGGGCGTAAATCAGAAAATCAGCCATGCTTGCAGCCTTCTCCATGTACGTGAGCGGGCGCCGCAGGGGTGCCGTCGCTGACCACTGAGCCATGCAAGTCATGGGCGTGGTCGTGATGGTGGTGATAAATCGCCAGGCTTTGTGCGTTTTGGCCAAACAGCTCAACAAAGGCCGGGTCGCTGCTGACCTGCTCTGGATGGCCCGAGCAGCAGATATGGCGGTTGAGGCACACCACCTGATCGGTAGTGCTCATCACCAGATGCAGGTCGTGAGAAACCATCAGCACGCCGCAGCCGTGGCGGTCGCGCAGGCGGGTGATCAAGGCGTACAGCTCTGATTGACCGGCCACGTCCACGCCTTGTACCGGCTCGTCGAGCACTAGCAGTTCGGGTTTTCGCAGCAGGGCGCGGGCCAGCAGCACGCGCTGCATTTCACCGCCCGACACGCTCTGCACCGGGCTGTCGATGACCTTTTCAGCGCCGACTTCCTTGAGTGCGGACAATGCCTGGGCGCGGTCTACACCGGGCACCAGACGCAAAAAACGCAACACGGACAACGGCAGTGTCGGGTCGACGTGCAGTTTTTGCGGCATATAACCAACGCGCAGTTTGGGCTTGCGCCATACGCTGCCGCTGGTGGGTTTGAGCAGGCCCAGCACCGCCTTGACCAGCGTGGTCTTGCCGGCGCCGTTGGGGCCGATCAGGGTCACGATCTGGCCCGGCTCAACGCTCAGCTCAATGTTGTCGAGTACGTTTTGCCCGGCATAGGTCACGGTGACGTGTTCCAGGCGAATCAGTGCAGCGCTCATCAGGCCTCCCGGCAACCCGAACACAAGCCGACCACTTCGACGGTCTGGCCTTCGACAGTAAAGCCGACATCGCGCGCGCTGTTGATAATCGCGTCGCTGATGGTTTTTTGTTCAAGTTCAATGGCTGCATGGCAATTGCGGCAAATCAGGAATTGGCCCTGATGCGGATGCTCGGGGTGGCTGCAGCCAATAAAGGCATTGAGCGACGAGATGCGGTGCACCAGGCCATTGTCGAGCAGGAAATCCAGCGCCCGGTACACGGTCGGTGGCGCGGCGCGGCGGCCGTCCTGCTCGCTGAGTACGGCCAGAATGTCGTAGGCACCCAGCGGCTTGTGGCTCTGCCACACCAGCTCAAGCACCCGGCGCCGCAATGCGGTCAGGCGCAAACCCTTTTGCGCACACAGGACGTCGGCTTCTGAAAGCGCGCTGTGGACACAGTGGGAGTGGTCATGGGGACGGCTGGCAAGCGGTGTCATGGGCATGGGCGGCGACGTTTTTTGAGAGAGACGTTATTATGTTACCTGTTTCAGCCACCATGAGTGCTCATCGTGCCCCGTCTTTTTTCTCTTTTTCTTGCTCTAAGCGCCAGTTTGCTTGCGATTGGCCCGGCCCAGGCCGATGTCAGCGTGCTGACCAGCATCAAGCCCTTGCAGCTGATTGCCGCCGCCGTGCAGGACGGTGTGGGTCAGCCGGAGGTGCTTTTGCCACCTAACGCATCACCGCATAACTATGCATTGCGCCCATCCGACGTACGGCGTGTGCAGTCGGCCGATCTTTTGTACTGGATCGGCCCGGACATGGAAGGTTTCATGCCGCGGGTAATCAAGACCCGTACATTGCCATCGGTGACGGTGCAAAGCCTGCCAGGTTTAAAACTTCGTCATTTCGCCGAAGATAGCCACTCGCACGAAGAAGATGCCGCCGAACATGATCACGATCATCGCCCCGGCACGCTGGATGCGCATTTGTGGCTGGCCCCGGACAATGCACGGGTGATTGCGGCCAGAATGGCGGCGGACCTGAGCGCCAAAGACCCCGCCAATGCGGCCAGGTACCAAAGCAACCTCAAGGCATTCAATGAGCGCCTGGATGCACTGGACGCCCGTCTGAAGCCCCGTATGGCCGCGATTGCCGACAAACCGTTCTTCGTCTTCCACGAAGGTTACGACTATTTCGAAAGCGCTTATGGCCTCAAGCACGCGGGTACGTTCAGCGTGGCTTCCGAAGTGCAGCCCGGTGCCCAGCACGTAGCGGCAATGCGCAAGCGTTTGCAGGAAGCGGGCAAGACGTGCGTATTCAGCGATCCGCCACTGCGCCCGCGCCTGGCTGACACCTTGACGGCAGGGCTGCCGGTCAAGCTGGCGGAGCTGGATGCGTTGGGCGGCTACACCCCCGCGACAGCGCAGGGTTATGAGCAGTTGATGGAAAAGCTGGGCAATGAGCTGGCGGGGTGTCTGGAAAGTTTGTAAGCCAACTGCAAGTCTTGTAGCCGCTGCCGCAGGCTGCGATGGTTCGCGAAGCGACCCTGCTTTCGGGTTGAAAGCAAAGGTCCTGCGAACCTTATCGCAGCCTGCGGCAGCGGCTACAGATTTGGTGTTTTTTACAACGCGAACGGCAGTTGTACGGTCACCGTCTGACGCAATGCCAGGCGCTTTTCAAACTCGCCCGGATCGTGAATCAGCACGTCCTGCCCGGCAAAGGAATGTGCCGCAATCAGGCGCGACAACCAAAACCGTACACAGGCAACGCGCAGCATGGTTGGCCACAGCTCGGCTTCGCTGGCGGTGAACGGGCGCAGTGCGGCATAGGCGCCGAGCAGCGCGCGCGCGCGCGGGCCGTCAATCTTGCCGTCTTCGTCAGCACACCAGTCGTTCAGGGCAATCGCTACGTCATACAGCATGGGGCCGGAGCAGGCGTTGTAAAAGTCGATCAAGCCTGTCAGGTGTGTGCCTTCGAACATGGCGTTATCGCGGAACAGGTCCCCGTGCAGATTAGCCTGAGGCAGCGCCAGGATCTGGGCCTTGCGCTCAGTGATTTCGCTCAAGGCCTTTTGCAGCAATTGTGCCGAATCAGGTGACAAATCTGCCATCAGTGCGGGCCCTTCAGCCAGCATCCAGTCCAGACCGCGGTCAGTCTTGCGCACCAACACGTTGTGGCGGGTGGCGGTATGCAAGTGGCCGAGCAAATCGCCCACCTGGGCGCAGTGCTGGGCGTTGGCCTCGCGAATGTGTTTGCCCGCCAGGCGCGGCTGCAACAGCGCCGGCTTGCCTTTGAGTTCGCGCAGGGCCTGCCCGTCCTGCGTGCGCAGGGCATAAGGCACCGGCAAGTCGGCATCGTGCAGCACGTCCAGCAGTTCAATAAAGAACGGCATTTCGCTGATCGGGCCGCGCTCCACCAGGGTCAGGACAAACTCACCCTGCTCCAGACTGATGAAGTAGTTGGTGTTTTCGCTGCCAGCGGCAATCCCCTGGAAATCGAGCAGACGGCCGAGCCCGTAAGGCGCAAGGAAGGCTTCCAACTCGCTGCGAGTCAGTGGGGTGAATACAGACATGGTTTAAAACTGCCAGTACGGGCGCCGCATCGAGTCGGCGCCGATTAAAGTTAAGACGCTATTTCCATTCGAAGATTTTCCACGAAGGAATCAGCATATCCGGCTGGTCGGAACGGATGAAATTGGCATCAGTACCATCAGCGCGTACCAGAAAGTACGGCGGTGCTCCTTTTGGGGTGACCTTGATGGCATATAGGAAACCGTTTTGACGGTATTCCTGAATGGTTTTATCGCCTTCCGTGCGAATGGTTACTTCTGGATCATCAGCCGCAAAGGTTAACAGCGGAGTGAATGCAAACAAGCCGGTCAGCAACAGGCGATTGAGTGTGCGCATGATAACCTTGTCCCTTTGTCGTCATTGGTCCGGACATTCTAGCGCCGGACTCGCCGAAAAGGTTGATCCTGCTCATGAGCCAAGCTCCCCTCGTCCTGGTGGACGGTTCTTCATATCTGTACCGCGCCTTCCACGCGCTGCCGCCGCTGACTACGTCCAAGGGCTTGCCTACGGGCGCCGTGAAGGGCGTGCTGAATATGCTCAAAAGTCTGCGAAAACAGTATCCGGACAGCCCCTTTGCAGTGGTTTTCGATGCCAAGGGCGGGACATTTCGCGATGACATGTACGCCGAATATAAGGCCAATCGCCCGAGCATGCCCGATGACATGCGCGTGCAAATCGAGCCGTTGCACGCCAGTGTGATCGCGCTGGGCTTCCCTTTGTTGTGCGTCGAAGGCGTTGAAGCGGACGATGTGATCGGTACGTTGGCCCGCAGCAGCGCCGCGGCAGACCGCCCGGTGGTGATTTCGACCGGCGACAAGGACATGGCGCAGCTGGTCGATGGCCATATCACCTTGGTCAACACCATGACCGGCAGCGTGATGGACATTGAGGGCGTGAAAGAGAAATTTGGCGTCTCGCCCGAGCAAATCATCGATTACCTGGCGCTGATGGGCGATTCGTCCGACAACATTCCAGGCGTGCCGGGTATTGGCCCCAAGACCGCCTCTGGCTTGCTGATGGGTGTAGGCGGTGGTCTGGCCGATCTGTACGAAAAGCTCGATATCGTGCCGACCTTGTCCATTCGAGGTGCTAAAAACCTGCCGGCCAAGCTGGAAGAGCACCGGGAAATGGCGTTTTTGTCGTACCAACTGGCCACGATCAAGGTCGATGTGCCGTTGGATGTTGGTCTGGAAGACCTGCACCTCAAGGCGCCGGATTGCGACAAACTGATCGAGCTGTACACCGAACTGGAATTCAAAAGCTGGATTGCCGAAGTCGAGCGCGAGGCCAAGCGTGTCGGCCAGGTGATTGTGCATGAAGCGCCTGAAGCCCTCGCCGAAGAGGAGCAGCAGCAATACGAAACAATCCTCGACCAGGCACGTTTTGACGTTTGGTTGAAGAAACTCAACGACGCCAAATTGATTGCCTTCGACACTGAAACCACCGGTCTTGACGCGCAGCAAGCGCAATTGGTGGGTTTGTCGTTCGCGGTCAAGCCTGGCGAAGCGGCCTACATTCCATTGACCCACTCTTATATGGGCGTGCCGGAGCAGCTGGACCGCGACACCGTGTTGCGTGCCCTCAAACCGTTGCTGGAAGACCCGGGCAAAGCCAAGGTCGGCCAGCACGCCAAGTACGACATCAACATCCTGGCCAATTGCGCCATTGGTGGTGATCAGGCGTGCGGGATCATGGTGCAGGGCGTTGCCTTTGACACCATGCTCGAATCTTACGTACTCGATTCCACGGCCACGCGCCACGATATGGACAGCCTGGCGCTCAAATACCTGGGGCACACCACCACCAGCTTCCAGGACATCGCCGGTAAAGGTGCCAAGCAACTGACCTTTGACCAGATTTCCCTGGAGCAGGCCGGGCCATACGCTGCTGAAGATGCCGACGTGACCCTGCGTTTGCACCACGTGCTGCATGAAAAGCTGGCCGCGATCCCGAGCCTGAACACCGTACTGACTGATATCGAGATGCCGTTGGTGCCGGTGCTGGCCCGTATCGAGCGTCAGGGCGCACTGGTGGATGCCAACCTGCTGGGTATCCAGAGTGTTGAGCTGGGTGACAAGCTGGTTGCGCTTGAGCGTGAGGCTTTTGCCATTGCGGGTGAAGAATTCAACCTGAGTTCACCCAAGCAGCTAGGTGTGATCCTTTACGAAAAGCTCGGTCTGCCGATTCTCAGCAAAACTGCCAAGGGCCAGCCTTCGACCGCTGAAGCCGTGCTGGCCGAGTTGGCCGAGCAGGACTATCCGCTGCCCAAGGTGCTGATGCAGTACCGCTCGATGAGCAAGCTCAAAAGCACTTACACCGACCGCCTGCCAGAGCAGATCAACCCGCGTACAGGCCGGATTCATACGTCTTATCACCAGGCGGTCACGGCGACCGGACGTTTGTCCTCCAGTGATCCAAACCTGCAGAACATTCCGATTCGTACCGCGGAAGGTCGTCGGATCCGTCAGGCGTTCGTGGCACCCAAAGGCTACAAACTGCTGGCGGCGGACTACTCGCAAATCGAGCTGCGGATCATGGCGCACCTGGCCAAGGACGAAGGCTTGCTGCACGCCTTCCGCAACAATCTGGACGTTCACAGCGCCACGGCTGCCGAGGTCTTCGGGGTTGAGCTGGGTGATGTCACTACTGACCAGCGCCGCAGCGCCAAGGCAATCAACTTTGGCCTGATCTACGGCATGAGCGCGTTTGGCCTGGCCAAGCAGATCGGTGTGGACCGTAAGCAATCGCAGGCTTATATCGATCGTTATTTCGCACGTTACCCGGGTGTGCTGGACTACATGGAGCGCACACGCACCCAGGCAGCCGAGCAAGGGTATGTCGAAACGATCTTCGGTCGCCGTCTGTACCTGCCGGAAATCAACGCGAAAAATGGAGCACTGCGCAAAGGCGCAGAACGGACCGCGATCAACGCCCCGATGCAGGGTACGGCGGCCGATATCATCAAGAAAGCCATGGTGGCGGTGGACAACTGGTTGAGTGCGTCAGGCCTCGATGCCCGCGTCATCTTGCAGGTACACGATGAATTGGTGCTCGAAGTGCGCGAAGACCTGGTGGATCAGGTGCGCGATGAAGTGCGTATCCACATGAGCGAAGCGGCGAAGCTTGATGTACCGCTGGTGGTCGAGGTGGGTGTGGGCAACAACTGGGATGAGGCGCACTAAAACGCGCCGCACCCTGTAGCCGTTGACGGGGCACGAAAGCTGCGACGGGTTGCGAAGCAGCCCCGGCATTCTCAGGTAGTCAGCGGTTACAGGGTTTCTTGCGATAATGCTCGAACAAGAAGGGCTTATTCCAAAAGGTTTTTAGCCTTTGGGAACTAAATCGACCCATCGCCACTCAGATTTATTGAATGGGTGGTGAAGCCCTTCAAAGCTCCTAATGTTGTGTTAAGTGTTGGCAGATATCTGGACCCCGCCCTAGAGGTCCAGTACTTGAACCCCGAACTTCCGGTCCCCCCCGTGCGAAGTTCGGGGTTTTTTTTGCCCGCAACTCCTTACTCGCCGGCCTCAACCAGCTCTTCGCCCTTGTTCGGCAGTTCCATCCAGCGTGCAAGCACGGTATACGCCTCTTCCAGACCCATGCGCTTTGGGGTGGAGAATAGCTGGATAGTGACTGCGTCGCCCCACTGCTTGCGAATATCTGCCTGAATTTTGAGCAATGTATTTTTGGCTGCGCCGTACGTCAGTTTGTCGGCTTTGGTCAGCAAAATATGCATCGGCATGCCGCTGGATACAGTCCAGTCGAGCATCAACAGGTCGAAATCGGTCATTGGATGACGGATATCCATCATCAAAATCACGCCTCGCAGGCTTTCACGGCTGCCAAAATAGGCTTCCAGGTGACGCTGCCAGTGCAGCTTCAGCGGGATTGGCACCTTGGCGTAGCCGTAACCCGGCAGGTCGACCAGGCGACGCTCTTCGTCCAGCTGGAAGAAGTTCAGCAGTTGAGTACGCCCTGGCGTTTTCGACGTACGCGCCAGGCTGGCGTGGGTCAAAGTGTTGAGTGCGCTGGACTTGCCGGCATTGGAGCGGCCGGCAAACGCGACTTCGTAGCCTTCGTCGTCGGGGCATTGATCGACTTTGGCAGCGCTGAGCATGAAGGTAGCCTGTTGGCACAGACCGAGAATGGGGTTCTTGAGTTGCATGGGATTTCCGATGTGAGCGGCGTCAGGAATGGACGCGGCGAGCGTGTCGTTTCCGTTTCAGTGGCGCCAGTATATAATGCCGCAGATTTTGTGTGCGCTTTGTCCCAGCGTAGGATGAAGTACACGGGAGCGAAAAACCTAGGTTGCGCATTAGAACGCAGCAAGCTCCCAACCCTGAAAAGGTCGTTTTATGACGAAATGGCTGCTAGCTGCCGGTATCTTGATGCCACGTTACAGCGCTCAGGCTACACAGGATCCGGAAGCCGTGTACAACCGCGTTTGTATTGTCTGCCATGCTGGCCAACGTAGGGCCAAGGTTTGAGCAAGGTATGGAGGCGCTGGTGCAACACGTGACCCAGGGTTTCAAGGCGATGCCGCCGCGTGGTTTGTGCATGGACTGCAGTGTCGAGGATCACCGAACTGTCCTACAGTGGATAAGCGAGTGAGCCCGGCCCATAACTCTTTAACCCTTAGCCGTAGTTGGATTAGCTGATGAACAAATTACTCGTGAGTCTGCTGTTGACCTTGGGCGTCACCGGTATTGCCCAGGCTGCAGGCACCGCTCTTGTAGGCGATGCTGCTGCAGGCCAGGCAAAAACCGCTGTGTGTGGCGCATGTCACGGTCCAGACGGCAATAGCATGGCCCCAAACTTCCCGAAACTGGCCGGGCAAGGTGATCGTTACCTGCTCAAGCAGTTGCATGAAATCAAGGACGGCAAGCGCCAGGTGCTGGAAATGACCGGCCTGCTGGCTAACCTGAACGATCAGGACCTTGCGGACATCGCGGCTTACTACTCCAGCCAGAAAAGTTCAGTCGGCGCTGCTGACCCGGCACTGGTTGCACAGGGCGAAGCGCTGTTCCGTGGCGGCAACCTTGAAAAAGGCATGCCAGCCTGCACCGGTTGCCACTCGCCAGACGGCCAGGGCAACGCAGCTGCCGGCTTCCCGCACCTGGGTGGCCAGCACGCAAGTTACATCGAGAAGCAGCTGACGGATTTCCGTGAAGGCGATCGCACCAACGATGGTGATTCGATGATCATGCGCGGTATTGCGGCCAAGATGAGTAACAAGGACATCAAGGCACTGGCCAGCTACATTCAAGGCCTGCACTAGGTTTTATACGGTCAGCGGGGCCAGGGGTTGATACATATGGTCACGTTAACGATCGTTTAATCCTTGGATGTGAACCTCAAAGGGCAGCTTCGGCTGCCCTTTTTCATGGCATCTGCCGTTACACTACAGAA
This genomic stretch from Pseudomonas deceptionensis harbors:
- a CDS encoding methionine ABC transporter ATP-binding protein, which codes for MIEFHNVHKTYRVAGKDIPALHSTSLRVESGQVFGLIGHSGAGKSTLLRLINRLETPSGGKIIVDNEDVTAMDANGLRRFRQQVGMIFQHFNLLASKTVADNVAMPLTLAGELSRSAIDQRVAELLERVGLSDHAKKYPAQLSGGQKQRVGIARALSTKPKVLLCDEATSALDPQTTASVLQLLAEINRELKLTIVLITHEMDVIRRVCDEVAVMDGGVIVEQGPVAEVFLHPKHPTTKRFVQEDEQIDESEQRDDFAHVPGRIVRLTFQGEATYAPLLGTIARETGVDYSILAGRIDRIKDTPYGQLTLAITGGDMEAAFARFVAADVHMEVLR
- a CDS encoding PA5502 family lipoprotein — encoded protein: MKLFNSRYLLLAAFSLLLGACQSTPSADTTAADARAVAIAQLEQNLASSELATAEDQLSALQAQTPDDPQLVQYQRQLAEAYLQRSQIVLQKGDVNAAATALSRARALMPTAPALTGGVTGAIAQARKAELEKAEAALKAAEARPQAKVIDPAAPSTTVTLNITDIAKLRHQLDLIAQDIVNYQCAVSLQVPRTADYPWLATLIGKRVKKLDPGFDLSLERQIIRHVPAQLVLTPRKP
- the znuB gene encoding zinc ABC transporter permease subunit ZnuB gives rise to the protein MADFLIYALLAGLALAIVAGPLGSFVVWRRMAYFGDTLSHAALLGVAMGFLLDVSPTIAVTVGCLLLAVLLVTLQQRQSLASDTLLGILAPSTLSLGLVVLSFMHEVRIDLMAYLFGDLLAISPTDLMWILGGSAAVLALLVALWRPLLAITVHEELATVEGLPVAALRLTLMLLIAVVIAVAMKIVGVLLITSLLIIPAAAAQRHARSPEQMALGASVLGILAVCGGLALSWFKDTPAGPSIVVCAAALFLLSFVLPRRGV
- the znuC gene encoding zinc ABC transporter ATP-binding protein ZnuC, translating into MSAALIRLEHVTVTYAGQNVLDNIELSVEPGQIVTLIGPNGAGKTTLVKAVLGLLKPTSGSVWRKPKLRVGYMPQKLHVDPTLPLSVLRFLRLVPGVDRAQALSALKEVGAEKVIDSPVQSVSGGEMQRVLLARALLRKPELLVLDEPVQGVDVAGQSELYALITRLRDRHGCGVLMVSHDLHLVMSTTDQVVCLNRHICCSGHPEQVSSDPAFVELFGQNAQSLAIYHHHHDHAHDLHGSVVSDGTPAAPAHVHGEGCKHG
- a CDS encoding Fur family transcriptional regulator, giving the protein MPMTPLASRPHDHSHCVHSALSEADVLCAQKGLRLTALRRRVLELVWQSHKPLGAYDILAVLSEQDGRRAAPPTVYRALDFLLDNGLVHRISSLNAFIGCSHPEHPHQGQFLICRNCHAAIELEQKTISDAIINSARDVGFTVEGQTVEVVGLCSGCREA
- a CDS encoding zinc ABC transporter substrate-binding protein ZnuA; the protein is MPRLFSLFLALSASLLAIGPAQADVSVLTSIKPLQLIAAAVQDGVGQPEVLLPPNASPHNYALRPSDVRRVQSADLLYWIGPDMEGFMPRVIKTRTLPSVTVQSLPGLKLRHFAEDSHSHEEDAAEHDHDHRPGTLDAHLWLAPDNARVIAARMAADLSAKDPANAARYQSNLKAFNERLDALDARLKPRMAAIADKPFFVFHEGYDYFESAYGLKHAGTFSVASEVQPGAQHVAAMRKRLQEAGKTCVFSDPPLRPRLADTLTAGLPVKLAELDALGGYTPATAQGYEQLMEKLGNELAGCLESL
- a CDS encoding homoserine kinase; translation: MSVFTPLTRSELEAFLAPYGLGRLLDFQGIAAGSENTNYFISLEQGEFVLTLVERGPISEMPFFIELLDVLHDADLPVPYALRTQDGQALRELKGKPALLQPRLAGKHIREANAQHCAQVGDLLGHLHTATRHNVLVRKTDRGLDWMLAEGPALMADLSPDSAQLLQKALSEITERKAQILALPQANLHGDLFRDNAMFEGTHLTGLIDFYNACSGPMLYDVAIALNDWCADEDGKIDGPRARALLGAYAALRPFTASEAELWPTMLRVACVRFWLSRLIAAHSFAGQDVLIHDPGEFEKRLALRQTVTVQLPFAL
- a CDS encoding DUF2782 domain-containing protein — translated: MRTLNRLLLTGLFAFTPLLTFAADDPEVTIRTEGDKTIQEYRQNGFLYAIKVTPKGAPPYFLVRADGTDANFIRSDQPDMLIPSWKIFEWK
- the polA gene encoding DNA polymerase I; the protein is MSQAPLVLVDGSSYLYRAFHALPPLTTSKGLPTGAVKGVLNMLKSLRKQYPDSPFAVVFDAKGGTFRDDMYAEYKANRPSMPDDMRVQIEPLHASVIALGFPLLCVEGVEADDVIGTLARSSAAADRPVVISTGDKDMAQLVDGHITLVNTMTGSVMDIEGVKEKFGVSPEQIIDYLALMGDSSDNIPGVPGIGPKTASGLLMGVGGGLADLYEKLDIVPTLSIRGAKNLPAKLEEHREMAFLSYQLATIKVDVPLDVGLEDLHLKAPDCDKLIELYTELEFKSWIAEVEREAKRVGQVIVHEAPEALAEEEQQQYETILDQARFDVWLKKLNDAKLIAFDTETTGLDAQQAQLVGLSFAVKPGEAAYIPLTHSYMGVPEQLDRDTVLRALKPLLEDPGKAKVGQHAKYDINILANCAIGGDQACGIMVQGVAFDTMLESYVLDSTATRHDMDSLALKYLGHTTTSFQDIAGKGAKQLTFDQISLEQAGPYAAEDADVTLRLHHVLHEKLAAIPSLNTVLTDIEMPLVPVLARIERQGALVDANLLGIQSVELGDKLVALEREAFAIAGEEFNLSSPKQLGVILYEKLGLPILSKTAKGQPSTAEAVLAELAEQDYPLPKVLMQYRSMSKLKSTYTDRLPEQINPRTGRIHTSYHQAVTATGRLSSSDPNLQNIPIRTAEGRRIRQAFVAPKGYKLLAADYSQIELRIMAHLAKDEGLLHAFRNNLDVHSATAAEVFGVELGDVTTDQRRSAKAINFGLIYGMSAFGLAKQIGVDRKQSQAYIDRYFARYPGVLDYMERTRTQAAEQGYVETIFGRRLYLPEINAKNGALRKGAERTAINAPMQGTAADIIKKAMVAVDNWLSASGLDARVILQVHDELVLEVREDLVDQVRDEVRIHMSEAAKLDVPLVVEVGVGNNWDEAH
- the yihA gene encoding ribosome biogenesis GTP-binding protein YihA/YsxC, with product MQLKNPILGLCQQATFMLSAAKVDQCPDDEGYEVAFAGRSNAGKSSALNTLTHASLARTSKTPGRTQLLNFFQLDEERRLVDLPGYGYAKVPIPLKLHWQRHLEAYFGSRESLRGVILMMDIRHPMTDFDLLMLDWTVSSGMPMHILLTKADKLTYGAAKNTLLKIQADIRKQWGDAVTIQLFSTPKRMGLEEAYTVLARWMELPNKGEELVEAGE
- a CDS encoding c-type cytochrome; the protein is MNKLLVSLLLTLGVTGIAQAAGTALVGDAAAGQAKTAVCGACHGPDGNSMAPNFPKLAGQGDRYLLKQLHEIKDGKRQVLEMTGLLANLNDQDLADIAAYYSSQKSSVGAADPALVAQGEALFRGGNLEKGMPACTGCHSPDGQGNAAAGFPHLGGQHASYIEKQLTDFREGDRTNDGDSMIMRGIAAKMSNKDIKALASYIQGLH